The proteins below come from a single Flavobacterium lindanitolerans genomic window:
- a CDS encoding RNA polymerase sigma factor, which produces MNSINWHEIYTKTSPKLLGICRRYIKDIATAEDIVQDSFIVAMQKEETLKDKSALQGWLSRIVINMAIHHLKEVKKINFSTQQDYEIVDSTTVMNTIAIDAKSLLLSADLERDDILEAIDRLPEHHKSVFNMYVIDRFSHSEIGKILHISTGTSKSHLSRARKAIQLFLLERIKEKPVDEKKKRRIAFLIFLGFGNQMFANFCKKQFKDFEIEPLETFESVTNKGTFPSQFIGLAKINPVPKFMTIAICFLGVLGVAFYAYFFDVKDIPQKHPKPDLESVDIIPENQLPVAVEDTAKGEEPATEPKSIKTLFTHEKATVTNKNSQKTIEEVNSIVTKDSVKNEPQKVVIIKRQIVKKDTVYVSE; this is translated from the coding sequence ATGAATAGCATTAACTGGCATGAAATTTACACGAAGACATCCCCAAAACTCTTGGGGATTTGTCGCAGATATATAAAAGATATCGCGACTGCTGAGGATATTGTTCAGGATTCTTTTATTGTAGCCATGCAAAAAGAAGAAACTTTAAAAGATAAAAGTGCTTTGCAGGGCTGGTTAAGCCGGATTGTGATAAATATGGCTATCCATCATTTAAAAGAAGTAAAAAAAATAAACTTTTCAACGCAACAAGATTATGAAATTGTTGATTCAACTACTGTCATGAATACCATTGCAATAGACGCCAAAAGCTTACTACTGTCTGCCGATTTGGAAAGGGATGATATATTAGAGGCGATAGACCGTTTGCCGGAACATCATAAATCTGTTTTTAATATGTATGTTATTGACCGGTTTTCTCATAGCGAAATTGGCAAAATACTCCATATTTCAACAGGTACTTCAAAATCGCATTTATCAAGGGCCCGAAAAGCAATCCAGCTTTTTCTATTGGAAAGAATAAAAGAAAAACCTGTTGATGAAAAGAAGAAACGCCGTATTGCTTTCCTGATTTTTTTAGGTTTTGGAAATCAGATGTTCGCTAATTTCTGCAAAAAACAATTCAAGGATTTTGAAATAGAACCATTAGAAACTTTTGAATCGGTTACAAATAAAGGAACTTTTCCAAGCCAGTTTATTGGTTTGGCTAAAATAAATCCTGTACCAAAATTTATGACAATAGCCATTTGTTTCTTAGGTGTATTGGGAGTTGCTTTTTATGCCTATTTTTTTGATGTAAAAGATATTCCTCAAAAACATCCTAAGCCTGATTTGGAGTCTGTTGATATTATTCCTGAAAACCAATTACCCGTAGCTGTTGAAGATACTGCAAAAGGAGAAGAACCAGCCACAGAACCAAAAAGCATCAAAACTCTTTTTACTCATGAAAAAGCAACCGTCACCAATAAAAACTCTCAAAAAACAATAGAAGAAGTAAATAGTATTGTTACTAAAGATTCTGTAAAAAATGAGCCTCAGAAAGTGGTTATCATCAAAAGACAAATTGTAAAAAAAGATACCGTTTATGTTTCAGAATAA